CCAGTTATGCCACCGACGATTTCTTCTCACGGTTCACGCAGGGGGCGCCGCCTTCGATGGTCTTCGGACGCATCTCTGCACGGACGGTCCGTGAGGCGAACGTCGTCGTGGACAAGACCATCCGGTATCGGGCCGAGGGTGCGGACGATGGATGGAAGATGCGCATCCTCTACGTCGGCGATGACTCGTGGACGAGTGAGGGCGAGGACGGCACGATGCACAGTGACGATGCCGAGACGCTGAGCAGTCCGGCGTACACGCCGGATGAATTCGAGAAGAAGAAGATCTACATCGCAGAGTATCCCACCGTCTTCACGGCCCAGGGGCGGCGCAAACCGGGTGCGGCGCAGGATATCATCGACCAGGTGAATCAGGGCGTGCTGATCCTGAACTACTCGGGGCACGGCAACCCGAAGGTGTGGGCGCATGAGATGATCTTCGAGGTGAACACCTCGATCCCGCCGATGGTGAATGCGAACCGGCTCGCATTGTTCATCCTTGCGACCTGCAACTTCTCGCAGTTCGATGACCCCCGCAACTACACAGGCAGCGAGCTGCTGCTGAACAAAACGGATGGTGGGGCGATCGGCGTCGTCTCGGCATCACGCAAAGTGTACGCCTCGAGCAACAGGGATCTCAACCTGGGGACCTATCGCCGGATGTTCCTGCGTGACGCGTATGGACGCGTGGTCGTGGATCGGCCGGCGACCGCTCTGTTTCTGTACAAGGTGACGGGTGGGGGAGAGCCCGTGAATGATGCGAAGTACCTGTACATGGGCGATCCAACCACCCAGCTCGCGTATCCGCGCGGCTACGCACGGGTCGACAGCATCAACGGCGAACCGGTGGATAGTGTCGGCGGTGCGCCGCGCAGCACCCCGATCGTACTGAAGGCGATGAGCAAGGTGACCGTCGGCGGCACGATCCGGAATGCCGGCAACAGGATCGATTCAACGTTCAACGGCGTTGTGCAGTTGCATGTGAATGATGTGAGCCGGGAACAGTTGATCGTGAACTTCGTCCCGGGCAGGAACTGGGCATACACCTCCACCGGCGGAACGATCTACCGGGGGGAGAATTCCGTGAATGCCGGCCGCTTCCGTGCGACGTTCATGGTGCCGAAGGATATCTCCTACGCGGACACGACCGGCCGGGGCCGCCTGGTTGCCTACTTCTCCGGCGCCGGGTCGGATGGAGCGGGGTTCACCGGCATGGTGCGGGTGGGCGGGACCGATACATCGGCGATCAATGACGGCACCGGGCCGTCGATGCAGATATACCTGAACTCCCGGGCATTCAGACCGGGGGACGTGGTGACCGAAGCACCGACCCTGCTTGTCGATCTCCGGGACTCGAGCGGCGTGAATACGTCCACCGCCGGTATCGGGCACCGAATCGAGGCATGGGTCAATGGTGCCACGCAGAGCAAGGACCTCACCGAGAATTACACGAGCACGCTGGATGACTTCCGCGCCGGAACGGTGGAGTACCCGCTGACCGGTCTCGCGTCCGGCAAGAACACCATCCGTATCAGGGCGTGGGACTCGCAGAACAACTCGTCCGTAGCCGAGACCTTCTTCGAGGTTGCGAGTTCCGGGAACCTGAGCATCAACGACGTCTTCAATTATCCGAACCCCTTCGCAGGCGAGACACAGTTCACGTTCCGGCAGAATTTGAGCGATCCACTCGATGTGGACGTGAAGATCTATACGATCGCCGGGCGCCTGATCCAGGCGCTGCACACCATCACGGCCGGCGAACCGATGGTCCGCGTGCCATGGGATGGCCGCGACCGGGATGGCGACACGCTCGCGAACGGCGTGTACCTTTATAAGCTCGTTGTACGCACCACCGATGGCCGCTTCAGCAGTGAGGCCCTCGGCAAATTGACCGTGTTGCGCTAGTCGCACCCGACGTGGTCATTGTCTATCTTGATCGATCAGGAGGAGTTGTTCACATGAAAACGCAGAATCGGGTACCACAATTCATCGCGCTGCTCCTTGTGGCGTTCGCGCTGGCAGGCCTTGTGTCAGAGGCGCGCGCTCAGGGTGAGTCGGCTGTGCCCTTCCTGCTCATCGCCCCGAACTCGCGTGCCTCCGGTATGGGTGAATCCGGAACCGGGACGGTGGACGATGCGTCGGCGATCTATTGGAACCCTGCGGCCCTTGCATTCTTGAAGGGGCAGGAGGTCAGTATCACGCATGCCAACTGGCTGCCGCAGTTCAATCTGCCGGACCTCTTCTACGACCACCTGAATTACCGAATGGACGTCGACGCTATCGGCGGGACCGTTGGTGCCAGTGTGACCTACCTGAGCCTCGGTGAGTTCGCGGTCACCAATTCGTCGGGCCCGACGGTCATCGACAAGTTCAAATCGTTCGAGTATGCGGTGACGGTGGGATATGCAACGAAGGCTTCCGAGGATCTCGGCATCGGCGTGAACGTCCGCTACATTCATAGCGCCCTCTCGCCGATCGGGACCGAGTCGGAACAGGGGAACGGGATCTCGTCGACCGTCAGCGCCGACCTTGCGCTCATGTACCGTCCGGTGAAGCTGGAGGTTCCCTTGCTCGGCGACATCGGGAATGCGTTCAGTGTTGGCGTGAATCTGTCCAACCTTGGCCCGAAGGTGACCTATGTGGACGCCGATCAGGCGGATCCGCTCCCGACGAACCTGCGTATCGGCCTCGGGTATAAGCTGCTCAACGATGAATACAATAACCTGACCCTGGGCTTCGATTTCAGCCGCCTGCTGGTGCGCCGGCGCGATGACCAGACGTCCGATCCGTTCTACAAGGCGCTGTTCAGTGCGTGGGGCGATGGCTCGGGCATGAAGAAAGTGATCGTCAGCGGTGGTGCCGAGTACTGGTATGGCGCCCCCCGGCTCATCGCGCTGCGCCTTGGCTACTTCTACGAGCATCCGGATTATGGCGCACGCAAGTTCCTCACCTTCGGCGCCGGTATCCGGTACGATATCTACGGCTTCGACTTCAGCTACATTTCCGCGGCGGATGGTCATCCGCTCTCTGATACGATCAGGTTCTCGCTGCTGATCGCATGGGGTGGAGAAGAGTCGAAATAAGCGACCTGCAACCCGAATCCGGACAATAGCGTCTATGATGAACATGCTCTGGCGGGTCCTGGGCTTCGTGATGATACCGGCAGCGCTTGCCGCGCAGCCGGTATCGCACAGCCTGATGGCTTCACCCTCCGATCTTCCGCAGGCCAGGCGTGCCGTGCGCGCCGCGGCCGATACCGTGCATGTCCTTGCCGTCATGGTCCAGTTCCAGGAGGACAAGGACGACAGGACGACAGGCAACGGTCGATTTGATACCTCCCGTGTCACTGCCGCCGATATCCCGGTGGATGCGCCACCGCGTGATCGCGACTATTTCGATGCGCACCTCTCCTTCCTTGCGAATTATTACGCGAAGGCCTCAAAGGGGAAGGTGGTGGTCCGCTCGCAATTGATCCCTACGGTGATCACACTCCCTGCAACGATGGTGCGCTATAGCCCTCCCAAGAATACCGGGAACACGCCGGTGGCGGACCTCGCCCGCGATGCCTGGCGCGCGGCGGATTCCCTCGGAC
Above is a window of Ignavibacteriota bacterium DNA encoding:
- the porV gene encoding type IX secretion system outer membrane channel protein PorV, with amino-acid sequence MKTQNRVPQFIALLLVAFALAGLVSEARAQGESAVPFLLIAPNSRASGMGESGTGTVDDASAIYWNPAALAFLKGQEVSITHANWLPQFNLPDLFYDHLNYRMDVDAIGGTVGASVTYLSLGEFAVTNSSGPTVIDKFKSFEYAVTVGYATKASEDLGIGVNVRYIHSALSPIGTESEQGNGISSTVSADLALMYRPVKLEVPLLGDIGNAFSVGVNLSNLGPKVTYVDADQADPLPTNLRIGLGYKLLNDEYNNLTLGFDFSRLLVRRRDDQTSDPFYKALFSAWGDGSGMKKVIVSGGAEYWYGAPRLIALRLGYFYEHPDYGARKFLTFGAGIRYDIYGFDFSYISAADGHPLSDTIRFSLLIAWGGEESK